From a region of the Hymenobacter jejuensis genome:
- the map gene encoding type I methionyl aminopeptidase yields MSITSQVDLAGLQRISEAVGITLKQMREYAQPGMTTKEVDEYGGRILAALGAKSAPRLTYGFPGWTCISVNNEVAHGIPSTRKVLQHGDLVNIDVSAEMGGYWADNGGSFVLGADVHNHQPLVDASRQILRKALNQIKGGVRIAEIGRLIESEARQAGYKVIKNLVGHGVGRSLHEEPKEIPCYYDRYNLKRFKKNSVVAVETFISTRATLAHQLSDGWTLATKDGSFVAQHEHTIVITDDKPLILTEANSIWE; encoded by the coding sequence ATGTCCATCACCTCTCAAGTAGACTTAGCCGGCCTTCAGCGCATCAGCGAAGCCGTCGGTATTACCCTTAAACAAATGCGCGAGTACGCCCAGCCGGGGATGACGACCAAAGAGGTAGACGAATACGGCGGACGCATTCTGGCTGCCTTGGGGGCCAAATCGGCTCCGCGGCTTACCTATGGTTTTCCGGGCTGGACGTGCATCAGCGTGAACAACGAAGTGGCGCACGGCATTCCTTCGACCCGCAAAGTGCTGCAACACGGCGACTTGGTGAACATCGACGTATCGGCGGAGATGGGCGGCTATTGGGCCGATAACGGCGGCTCATTTGTGCTGGGAGCCGATGTGCACAACCACCAGCCGCTGGTCGATGCCTCCCGGCAGATCTTGCGCAAGGCGCTCAACCAAATCAAAGGCGGGGTGCGCATCGCCGAGATCGGGCGCCTGATCGAAAGCGAAGCCCGCCAGGCGGGCTACAAGGTCATCAAGAACTTGGTCGGGCACGGCGTCGGGCGCAGCCTGCACGAAGAGCCCAAGGAAATACCCTGCTACTACGACCGCTACAACCTGAAGCGCTTCAAGAAGAACTCAGTGGTGGCAGTGGAGACGTTTATTTCCACCCGCGCTACGCTGGCCCATCAGCTCAGCGACGGCTGGACGCTGGCCACCAAAGACGGCAGCTTCGTGGCTCAGCACGAGCATACCATCGTGATTACCGATGACAAGCCCCTTATCCTCACGGAGGCGAACAGCATTTGGGAGTAA
- a CDS encoding pyridoxal phosphate-dependent aminotransferase, translated as MLEVSLRGATMPVSPFRKLMPHAEAARQRGLTVYPLNIGQPDIETPPAMLAAVQQADIRVLEYSPSAGNESYRRKLAAYYQRAGIPVTAEDILITTGGSEAIFFALMSCLNPGDELIIPEPFYASYNAFAVATGVHIVPVTSHIADGFALPAIAEFEKVITPRTKAVLLCNPNNPTGYVYSRAELEQLRDICLRHHLYLFSDEAYREFCYDSTYVSAMHLSGADEHVVLLDTISKRYSACGARMGAFVTKNKSLIAAALKFAQMRVSPPGLAQLLGEAATDLPETYFHHTKAEYVKRRDLMVSRLNAMPGVFCPSPGGAFYVIARLPIDDSEAFAIWLLETFSHHNQTLIVAPATGFYSTPGLGKNEVRLAYVLNRDTMNKALDCLEKALEVYPGRIG; from the coding sequence ATGTTGGAAGTCTCTCTTCGCGGTGCTACAATGCCCGTTTCTCCTTTTCGGAAGCTGATGCCGCACGCGGAGGCGGCCCGGCAGCGGGGCCTCACGGTGTATCCGCTCAACATTGGCCAGCCCGATATTGAGACGCCCCCGGCGATGCTAGCCGCCGTGCAGCAGGCCGATATCCGGGTGCTGGAGTACAGCCCCAGTGCGGGCAACGAAAGCTACCGGCGCAAGCTGGCCGCGTATTATCAGCGCGCGGGCATTCCGGTTACGGCCGAGGATATTCTGATTACAACGGGGGGCAGCGAAGCCATTTTCTTCGCTTTGATGAGCTGCCTCAACCCTGGCGACGAGCTGATCATTCCGGAGCCGTTTTATGCTTCTTACAACGCCTTTGCCGTGGCGACGGGCGTGCACATTGTGCCGGTTACCTCGCACATTGCCGATGGCTTTGCGCTGCCGGCCATTGCGGAGTTTGAGAAGGTGATCACGCCTCGCACCAAGGCCGTGCTGCTTTGCAACCCCAACAACCCCACGGGCTACGTGTACAGCCGCGCGGAGCTAGAGCAACTTCGCGACATCTGCCTGCGCCACCATTTGTATCTGTTTTCCGACGAGGCATACCGCGAGTTTTGCTACGACAGCACCTACGTGAGCGCTATGCACCTAAGCGGCGCCGACGAACACGTGGTGCTGCTCGACACGATTTCGAAGCGTTACAGCGCCTGCGGCGCGCGCATGGGTGCTTTCGTGACCAAGAACAAGTCTTTGATTGCGGCTGCCCTCAAGTTTGCGCAGATGCGCGTAAGCCCGCCGGGCCTGGCGCAGCTGCTGGGCGAAGCCGCTACCGACTTGCCCGAAACCTATTTTCACCATACCAAAGCCGAATACGTCAAGCGCCGCGACCTGATGGTGAGCCGGCTCAACGCCATGCCGGGCGTGTTTTGCCCCTCGCCGGGCGGCGCCTTTTACGTCATTGCGCGCCTGCCCATCGACGACAGCGAAGCGTTTGCAATCTGGCTGCTGGAAACTTTCTCTCACCACAACCAAACGCTGATTGTGGCCCCGGCTACTGGTTTTTACAGCACGCCGGGCTTGGGCAAAAACGAAGTTCGGCTGGCCTACGTGCTCAACCGCGATACGATGAACAAGGCCCTCGACTGCCTCGAAAAAGCCTTGGAAGTGTATCCGGGCCGCATTGGGTAA
- a CDS encoding cytochrome b/b6 domain-containing protein: MPVQQASSAAVAQKKYSLAMRIWHWSNTFVVSSLLTTIFFLFVVLKMKTVGPAFQEALQKTGVTVTLDQARSLTRIVSHRIWDWHIYLGLTLAVLLLFRTLMEFMQPAAQRFSRRLQEAKQHYRERGADVKDARHSLLVKYSYVVFYIMLAVMVITGLLLVYADDVEALHKIEHTVKEVHNFNMYLIIAFVAVHIVGVVWAEVTKNKGIVSGMINGDD; this comes from the coding sequence ATGCCCGTTCAGCAAGCTTCCTCGGCGGCCGTCGCTCAGAAAAAATACTCCCTGGCCATGCGCATCTGGCACTGGAGCAACACGTTTGTCGTTTCGTCCCTCCTGACCACCATTTTCTTTCTGTTTGTGGTGCTCAAGATGAAGACGGTCGGCCCGGCATTTCAGGAAGCGCTGCAAAAAACCGGTGTCACCGTCACCCTCGACCAAGCCCGCTCCCTGACGCGCATCGTCAGCCACCGCATCTGGGACTGGCATATTTATTTGGGCCTCACGCTGGCGGTGCTGTTGCTGTTTCGCACGCTGATGGAATTTATGCAGCCCGCGGCGCAACGCTTCTCGCGGCGCTTGCAGGAGGCCAAGCAGCACTACCGCGAACGCGGCGCCGACGTAAAAGACGCGCGCCACTCGTTGCTGGTAAAGTACTCGTATGTAGTGTTTTACATCATGTTGGCCGTCATGGTAATCACCGGCTTGCTCCTGGTGTACGCCGACGATGTAGAGGCCTTGCACAAAATAGAGCACACCGTTAAGGAGGTGCATAATTTCAACATGTACCTGATTATCGCGTTTGTGGCCGTGCACATTGTGGGCGTGGTATGGGCCGAAGTAACCAAAAACAAAGGCATCGTATCGGGCATGATCAACGGCGACGACTGA
- a CDS encoding serine hydrolase: MRKHLAGLALTLTTICLSISCPHTVEAQTPGPNRFVTDSLDSYIQRGLRQWQIPGLAIVIVKNGQVVVAKGYGTRAVGKNEPVDANTLFMIASNSKLFTGTALAKLEDEKKLSLNDHAVKYLPGFRLYDSTASRLVTVRDLMGHHFGTKTFQGDFTFWDSNLSREEIIKRMRLLKPNGEFRKDYGYCNAGFVAAGQVIPAATGGTTWEAYVQQNFLLPLGMTNTYTGTAGLAQRPNVAIPYSNTYGPLAPVPFDEIDNLGPAGGIVSNVADLGKWLKMQLDSGRYEGKQVVSWAAVRKTRDPNTLLSTRKSTAFPMHYITYGLGVFSGDYNGKQIYWHTGGATGFVSNTCFVPEEQIGIAILTNNDNQSFFEALRYQLLDSYLGVPYTNRSAQLLKGAREEEKALKATVARLNTRVKKNKPALALSAYAGNYTHPLFGPITIEQKGKQLLVRFATHPGLTATLDYMDGQEFRTTYSNLTFGIYPAVFKVEGNKISGVELKVNDFLEYDPYFFTKG, translated from the coding sequence ATGCGCAAGCATTTAGCGGGCCTTGCCCTCACCCTTACAACTATTTGTTTATCAATTAGTTGCCCACACACCGTTGAAGCCCAAACCCCGGGTCCCAACCGCTTCGTAACCGACAGCCTCGACAGCTACATTCAGCGCGGCTTGCGGCAGTGGCAGATTCCGGGGCTGGCCATCGTAATTGTCAAAAATGGCCAAGTGGTAGTGGCCAAGGGCTACGGCACGCGGGCCGTGGGCAAAAACGAGCCCGTGGATGCCAACACGCTGTTTATGATCGCCTCCAACAGCAAGCTGTTTACGGGCACGGCACTGGCCAAGCTGGAAGACGAGAAAAAGCTGTCGCTCAACGATCACGCGGTGAAATACTTGCCTGGTTTCCGGCTTTACGACTCGACGGCCTCCCGGCTCGTAACCGTGCGCGATCTGATGGGCCACCACTTCGGCACCAAGACGTTTCAGGGCGATTTTACTTTCTGGGACTCCAACCTCAGCCGCGAGGAAATCATTAAGCGGATGCGGTTGCTGAAGCCCAATGGTGAGTTCCGGAAGGATTACGGCTACTGCAATGCGGGCTTCGTGGCTGCCGGCCAAGTGATTCCGGCCGCAACGGGCGGCACCACTTGGGAAGCCTATGTGCAGCAGAATTTTCTGCTGCCTCTGGGCATGACCAATACCTACACGGGCACAGCCGGCCTCGCGCAGCGGCCGAACGTGGCCATCCCCTACTCCAATACCTACGGTCCGCTCGCACCCGTGCCCTTCGACGAGATCGACAACTTAGGGCCTGCCGGTGGCATCGTTTCCAACGTCGCGGACTTGGGCAAGTGGCTGAAAATGCAGCTCGATAGCGGCCGTTACGAAGGCAAGCAAGTGGTAAGCTGGGCAGCAGTGCGCAAAACCCGTGACCCCAATACGCTCCTGTCCACTCGCAAGTCGACGGCGTTTCCGATGCACTACATCACCTATGGCTTGGGCGTGTTTTCGGGCGACTACAACGGCAAGCAAATCTACTGGCATACGGGCGGCGCCACAGGGTTTGTAAGCAACACCTGCTTCGTACCCGAAGAGCAGATCGGCATCGCCATCCTGACCAACAACGACAACCAGAGCTTTTTCGAGGCCCTACGTTATCAACTGCTAGACAGCTATTTGGGTGTGCCGTACACCAACCGCAGCGCCCAACTCCTGAAAGGTGCCCGCGAAGAGGAAAAAGCCCTTAAAGCAACCGTAGCCCGCCTGAATACGCGCGTGAAAAAGAATAAGCCCGCCCTGGCCCTCAGCGCCTACGCCGGCAATTACACGCACCCCTTATTCGGCCCCATCACCATCGAGCAAAAAGGCAAGCAGCTGCTCGTACGTTTTGCAACGCACCCCGGCCTCACCGCCACGCTCGACTACATGGACGGTCAGGAATTTCGCACCACGTATTCCAACCTGACCTTCGGTATTTATCCGGCCGTGTTTAAGGTCGAAGGAAATAAAATCTCGGGGGTGGAATTAAAGGTGAATGACTTTCTGGAATACGATCCTTACTTTTTCACGAAAGGGTAA
- a CDS encoding NAD(P)-dependent alcohol dehydrogenase encodes MIQTKAYAADAATAPLAPFQLERREVGPHDVLIEILFCGVCHSDVHQVRDEWGGSTFPMVPGHEIVGRITQVGDHVKNFKAGDLAGVGCMVDTCRTCSNCEQGLEQYCETHISFTYNSTLQDRQTRTYGGYSNQIVVDENYVLHVSDKLDLAGVAPLLCAGITTYSPLRQWNAGPGKRVGVVGLGGLGHMAVKLAAAMGAEVTVLSTSSSKEADAKALGAHKFVVTKDAEQLKATQNYFDLIINTVGANIDFNAYLMLLRLDGTMVMVGLPPEAPQIGIFPLVGQRRRLAGSHIGGIKETQEMLDFCAEHNIVSDVEVINIDYINEAYERMIKSDVKYRFVIDLATL; translated from the coding sequence ATGATTCAAACAAAAGCATATGCCGCCGACGCGGCAACGGCTCCATTAGCGCCTTTCCAACTTGAGCGCCGCGAAGTAGGGCCGCACGATGTCCTGATCGAAATTCTGTTTTGTGGCGTGTGCCACTCCGACGTGCACCAAGTCCGCGACGAGTGGGGCGGCTCTACGTTTCCGATGGTGCCGGGCCACGAAATTGTAGGTCGCATTACCCAAGTAGGCGACCACGTCAAGAATTTTAAAGCGGGTGACTTGGCCGGCGTAGGCTGCATGGTTGATACCTGCCGCACCTGCTCCAACTGCGAGCAAGGGCTGGAGCAATACTGCGAAACGCATATTTCCTTCACCTACAACAGCACCCTGCAAGACCGCCAAACGCGCACGTACGGCGGCTATTCTAACCAGATTGTGGTGGACGAAAACTACGTGCTGCATGTATCTGACAAGTTGGATCTGGCGGGCGTTGCGCCGCTGCTCTGCGCCGGTATCACCACGTATTCGCCCTTGCGCCAGTGGAATGCTGGTCCGGGCAAGCGCGTGGGTGTGGTCGGTTTGGGTGGCCTGGGCCACATGGCCGTAAAACTCGCCGCGGCCATGGGTGCCGAGGTAACTGTACTTAGCACATCGTCCAGTAAAGAGGCCGATGCCAAAGCCTTGGGCGCTCATAAGTTCGTGGTGACCAAAGACGCCGAGCAACTCAAAGCCACGCAGAACTATTTCGATCTGATTATCAACACAGTAGGTGCCAACATCGACTTCAATGCCTACCTGATGCTGTTGCGCCTCGACGGCACGATGGTGATGGTAGGCTTGCCGCCCGAAGCTCCGCAAATTGGCATTTTCCCACTGGTGGGGCAGCGCCGGCGTTTGGCCGGTTCGCACATCGGCGGCATCAAGGAAACCCAGGAAATGCTGGATTTCTGCGCCGAGCACAACATCGTTTCCGACGTGGAAGTCATCAACATCGATTACATCAACGAAGCCTATGAACGCATGATTAAAAGCGACGTGAAGTACCGTTTCGTAATTGATTTGGCGACGCTGTAA
- a CDS encoding DUF1990 domain-containing protein: MAESMPLWQQHRLQLESYGKAGYNFDPERSHEYTAANGWRIDDYETDLPAEAPGPPVPGGSWEAAREVLRNYTFPPPDLITGIFPPDSPLDNRTMVLRGQFLIFTFWFGVRISGLTDEVRTTPNGQEQVWGYNYRTLEGHFERGQIDFTVHKQFATGKVDFRIHAFSQVGRISNPFYWLGFKLFGRMLQRRFAHESMKRMRAQVDAALAKSA, translated from the coding sequence ATGGCTGAGTCGATGCCGCTGTGGCAACAGCACCGCTTGCAGTTGGAGTCGTATGGTAAGGCGGGCTATAATTTCGACCCGGAGCGCAGTCACGAATACACTGCGGCAAATGGCTGGCGCATAGATGATTACGAAACCGATCTGCCGGCCGAAGCGCCTGGCCCGCCCGTGCCGGGCGGCTCGTGGGAAGCCGCCCGCGAGGTCTTGCGCAACTATACGTTTCCGCCGCCCGACCTGATTACCGGCATCTTTCCGCCCGATTCGCCGCTCGACAACCGCACCATGGTTCTGCGAGGCCAGTTTTTGATTTTTACCTTCTGGTTTGGCGTGCGCATCAGCGGCCTGACCGACGAAGTCCGTACCACGCCCAATGGGCAGGAGCAGGTGTGGGGCTACAATTACCGCACGCTCGAAGGCCATTTCGAGCGCGGCCAGATTGATTTTACGGTGCACAAGCAATTTGCCACCGGCAAAGTAGATTTTCGCATCCACGCTTTCTCGCAGGTCGGCCGCATTAGCAATCCGTTTTATTGGCTCGGCTTCAAGCTGTTTGGCCGGATGCTCCAGCGCCGGTTTGCGCACGAGTCGATGAAAAGAATGCGCGCCCAGGTAGATGCCGCCCTCGCGAAAAGCGCTTAA
- a CDS encoding DUF1990 family protein, whose product MAKPEQPAHEGSGALFERRYYVDIEHPMQSADALIEAIKCDVEHFSPDLLADFKKVKGEAHLIKEGDEFSIKILGPWNGLVRVDKVENMGFEFVTLEGHPEAGRIRFSLRHLPNQPDTLRFEIHSWARSRDGLVSFAYDTLGIGRRVQEKTWCTFCERVAEASGGKVLEPVHIETIDHDHDTVEKKHG is encoded by the coding sequence ATGGCTAAACCCGAACAACCTGCTCACGAAGGCTCCGGCGCTCTTTTTGAACGCCGCTATTACGTCGATATCGAGCACCCCATGCAATCGGCTGACGCCTTAATAGAGGCCATCAAATGCGATGTCGAGCACTTTTCGCCCGACTTGCTGGCCGATTTCAAAAAGGTGAAGGGCGAAGCGCATCTCATCAAGGAAGGCGATGAGTTTTCCATCAAAATACTGGGCCCCTGGAACGGTTTGGTGCGCGTGGATAAGGTGGAAAACATGGGCTTCGAATTCGTGACTTTGGAAGGGCACCCCGAAGCGGGGCGCATTCGTTTCTCGCTCCGGCATCTGCCCAATCAGCCTGATACCCTGCGTTTTGAGATTCACTCCTGGGCGCGTTCGCGCGATGGCTTAGTCTCGTTTGCCTACGACACGCTCGGCATTGGGCGGCGGGTGCAGGAGAAAACCTGGTGCACGTTCTGCGAACGCGTGGCCGAGGCCAGCGGGGGCAAGGTGCTGGAGCCCGTGCACATCGAAACCATTGACCACGACCACGATACCGTTGAGAAAAAACATGGCTGA
- the nfi gene encoding deoxyribonuclease V (cleaves DNA at apurinic or apyrimidinic sites): MYRPYHPPADPIVVRELTRQQEEMRTRVRLEPLVAEPTLIAGCDSSFPTPDTILSVFVVLSFPKLELLEKVYHHDVVDLPYVPGFLAFREAPNLLRTYEKLQHKPDLIMVDGHGIAHPRRMGIASHLGVLLDMPTLGIAKQRLTGRYDEPAETAGSHTPLLDKGELIGEVLRTKDRVQPVFVSPGHRCDQVSAMRLAWACTKGYKLPEPTRLADKWTQEFKKELK, translated from the coding sequence ATGTATCGCCCCTACCACCCACCCGCCGACCCTATCGTTGTTCGTGAGCTGACGCGCCAGCAAGAGGAAATGCGTACCCGCGTGCGCCTCGAACCGTTGGTTGCCGAACCTACCCTTATTGCGGGCTGCGACTCCTCGTTCCCGACGCCCGATACCATTCTTTCGGTGTTCGTGGTTCTTTCATTTCCGAAGCTGGAATTGTTGGAGAAAGTCTACCACCACGATGTGGTGGATTTGCCATACGTGCCGGGTTTTCTGGCCTTTCGCGAAGCCCCCAACCTGCTGAGAACCTACGAGAAGCTCCAGCACAAACCCGATCTGATCATGGTCGATGGGCACGGAATTGCGCATCCGCGGCGCATGGGCATCGCCTCGCATTTGGGCGTATTGCTGGACATGCCCACGCTCGGGATTGCCAAACAGCGCCTCACGGGCCGCTACGATGAACCCGCCGAAACCGCCGGCAGCCACACGCCCCTCTTGGATAAGGGCGAACTCATTGGGGAAGTACTGCGCACCAAAGACCGCGTACAGCCGGTCTTCGTTAGCCCCGGCCACCGCTGCGATCAGGTTTCGGCGATGCGCCTGGCTTGGGCCTGCACCAAAGGCTATAAGCTTCCGGAGCCTACGCGCCTTGCCGATAAATGGACGCAGGAATTTAAGAAAGAGCTGAAATAG
- a CDS encoding glutamate--tRNA ligase family protein — protein sequence MVGNKPVVSRLAPTPSGYLHLGNAVNFVLTWLLVRRAHGTLHLRIDDLDRVRLRSAYLENIFQTIKWLGLDYDAGPGGPADFERQYSQVHRLGEYQTVLAKLRRVPGLLYACGCSRTEILARAADGRYAGTCRLAHTDFDAPNTAWRAHVPEQLVVEFEDLWQGPLQVQLAQALGDFVVRKKDGEAAYQIGSIVDDVRLGTTLIVRGNDLLPSTAAQLWLAAQLPETAAFGATHFVHHPLLPGPDGQKLSKSQQRPLDRGIMGEATSPRPVYEAVARLLGLPPSTAESLQSLRAAFEESGMLHAISALS from the coding sequence ATGGTTGGTAATAAGCCAGTTGTATCGCGGCTTGCGCCCACGCCCAGCGGCTATTTACACCTCGGCAACGCCGTTAATTTCGTGTTGACGTGGCTGCTCGTCCGCCGCGCCCACGGCACCTTGCACCTGCGCATCGACGACCTGGATCGAGTACGTCTGCGGTCGGCGTATCTGGAAAATATCTTCCAGACCATCAAGTGGTTGGGCCTAGACTACGATGCCGGACCCGGCGGCCCAGCTGATTTTGAGCGCCAGTACTCGCAGGTCCATCGCTTGGGCGAATACCAAACAGTGCTGGCCAAGTTGCGCAGGGTGCCCGGCCTGCTATACGCTTGCGGTTGTTCGCGCACCGAAATTCTGGCGCGCGCCGCCGATGGGCGCTACGCTGGCACCTGTCGCTTGGCGCACACCGATTTTGACGCGCCCAACACGGCGTGGCGCGCCCATGTGCCGGAACAATTGGTAGTCGAGTTTGAGGATCTGTGGCAAGGCCCGCTGCAAGTGCAGTTGGCTCAGGCGCTCGGCGATTTTGTGGTGCGCAAAAAAGACGGGGAAGCCGCTTACCAGATCGGCTCAATAGTGGACGATGTGCGGCTGGGTACCACGCTCATCGTGCGCGGCAACGATCTGCTGCCCAGCACGGCTGCACAGCTTTGGCTTGCTGCGCAACTGCCCGAAACAGCCGCGTTCGGGGCTACTCACTTTGTGCACCATCCCTTGCTGCCTGGCCCCGATGGGCAGAAGCTTTCGAAGTCGCAGCAGCGCCCTCTGGATCGGGGCATTATGGGCGAAGCCACGTCGCCGCGGCCGGTATACGAAGCGGTAGCCCGCTTGCTGGGGCTGCCGCCAAGCACAGCCGAGTCGTTGCAAAGCTTACGCGCCGCGTTCGAAGAATCAGGTATGCTGCACGCTATTTCAGCTCTTTCTTAA
- a CDS encoding winged helix-turn-helix transcriptional regulator, which produces MKNKKIEIIRDCPFRQTLDVLEGKWKFAIIHSLLAHGTMRFKVLERDVAGITPRMLIKELKDLESHGIVSRKAYATVPPTVEYTLTECGLSLEPVVQAIQEWGVRNRDILNQARVAETVE; this is translated from the coding sequence ATGAAAAATAAAAAAATAGAAATTATCAGAGATTGTCCTTTCCGACAGACATTGGATGTGCTGGAGGGCAAATGGAAGTTCGCCATCATCCATAGTTTGCTTGCGCACGGCACCATGCGCTTTAAGGTGCTGGAGCGCGATGTGGCGGGCATTACGCCGCGCATGCTCATCAAGGAGCTTAAGGATTTGGAAAGCCACGGCATCGTCAGCCGGAAAGCCTACGCCACTGTGCCGCCCACCGTGGAATATACCCTTACCGAGTGCGGCTTGTCGCTGGAGCCGGTGGTGCAGGCCATTCAGGAGTGGGGCGTTCGCAACCGCGACATCCTGAATCAGGCTAGGGTGGCGGAAACGGTAGAATAA